gaccatgctggtcatttatgaacatttgaacatcttggccatgttctgttataatctccacccggcacagccagaagaggactggccaccccacatagcctggttcctctctaggtttcttcctaggttttggcctttctagggagtttttcctagccaccgtgcttctacacctgcattgcttgctgtttggggttttaggctgggtttctgtacagcactttgagatatcagctgatgtacgaagggctatataaataaatttgatttgatttgcacacAGAGATACTTAGCTCATTACATGGCccattacattgcactccacaagagagactggcataacaggtagtcagcctgccatggagtgcagcaaggagccaaggtaaggtgctagctagcattaaatgtatcttataaaaaacaataaatcttaacaatcactagttaactacacattgtTGATGaaattactagtttatctagcgtgtcctgcgttgcatataattgatgttaatttatcattgaatcacagcctacttcgccaaacgggagatttaacaagcgcattcgcaaaaaaagcagtcattgcaccaatgtgtacctacctaaccattaacatcaacgcctttcttaaaatcaatacacaagtaaaacatttaaacctgcacatttagttaatattgcctgctaacatgaatttcttttaactagggaaattgtgtcacttctcttgcgttctgtgcaacagagtcagggtatatgcagcagtttgggccgcctggctcattgcgaactgtgaaGACTTTCTTtttaacaaagacagccaacttcgccaaacgggatgatttaacaaaagtacatttgcgaaaaaagcacaatcgttgcacaaatgtacctaatcataaacatcaattcctttcttaaaatcagtacacagaagtatatattttttaacctgcatatttagttaaaagaaattcatgttaacgggcaatattaaactagggaaagtcgtcacttctcttgcgttcattgcactcaaagtcagggtatatgcaacagtttgggtagCCTGgatcgttgcaaactaattttacgtaattatgacataacatagaaggttgtgcaatgtaacaggaatatttagtcttatggatgccacccgttagataaaatacggaaagtttccgtatttcactgaaagaataaacatttcgtttttgaaatgatagtttccggatttgaccatattaatgacctaaggccagtatttctgtgtgttattgtatTATAATTGTCTATGATTTAAAGGGAGcggtctgactgagcggtggtaggcagcagcacgctcgtaatcattcattcaaacagcactttactgcgtttgctagcagctcttcgcaatgcttcaagcattgcgctgtttatgacttcaagcctatcaactcccgatattaggctggtgtaaccgatgtgaaatggctagctagttagcgtcaaacgtcactcgctctgagacttggagtggttgttccccttgctctgcatgggtaacgctgcttcgagggtggctgttgtcgatgtgttcctggttcgagcccaggtaagggcgaggagagggacggaagctatactgttactctggcaatactaaagtgccgattagaacatccaatagtcaaaggtatatgaaatacaaatggtatagagagaaatagtcctataataactacaacttaaaacttcttacctgggaatattgaagactcatgttaaaaggaaccaccagctttcatatgttctcatgtttaagttccttgctcagaacgttagcttttttacatggcacatattgcacttttactttcttctccaagactttgtttttgcattatgtatacgaaattgaacatgtttcattatttatttgagactaaattgattttattgatgtattatattaagttaaaataaaagtgttcattgttcattcagtattgttgtaattgtcattattacaaatatatatataaatcgtccaattaatcggtatcggcttttttttggtactccaataaatcggtatccatgttgaaaaatcataatcggtcgacctcaagTGTAGAGAATTGTTCCTTGACGGATAGGCTATTGTACAACACACAGAGCTATTTTCCTTTATTCAGGACATTTAGAATGACAACACATTAAAGAGTAGCCTAGTGGGAAATACCTGATATATAAATTATTTAATAGTCCTGGTCTAtattgttgttaggtgaagttatgggtcctacagtaggtctatggtattgGCATAACTAGTTGTTTCCTAATTAGCATGGAGGGGCTTCTGCAACCAAATTGCGTGTGCATCGCCCTCGTGCACTAATTTTAGTAAACACAGAAAGGGGCCTGTGTTGGAGACCAAAAGTCTTCTGGCACACCGCTTAGGATTTCAACAACTTTAATAACTTATTTTTTGCCTACAATCATcgatgttactactaatgtgaaaacaaaACTAAATTTGACTATTGTTGCTCACTTGACTGTCTTAAGACAATTGTCAAATAATTTTAACATTCATTAGACGTCAATTGTTGTTCAACATCATGGCTTCGAAATTTTACAGTGGATTTCTGCTATTGTGGGCCTTaaaaccatactatactatattggAAACCAAAAGTCGATTGGCACACTGCTTAGGATTTCAACAACTTTAATAACTGTTTCCTAGCCTACAATAATCAATAttactactaatgtgaaaacaagatGAAAATATGACTGTTCTTTCTCATTTTAAGACATTTGTTAAATAATTTTAACATTCATTACAGACATCAATTGTTGTACAACGTAATGGCTGTCGGCAtcaccttttacagtggatttctgctgttgtgggcctttaaccgtatgtctgactttgttgttcacacaggagagagaagtGACTACCGTGggtcctctggggagcctcaacaaaaTCATGATGCTGACATGGCAGAGAAGAGTCTCCCCAGATCAAAACACCTCAAACACCAGCGGAAACCCACAGGGAAGAAATCTcattgctgctctgactgtgggaaacattgCAAGTCTTCATCAGAACTTAAAATACACCAGcgagtacacacaggagagaaatcttatagatgtactcaatgtgggaagagttatTTAAGATCAAAATCACTAAAAGTACACATGAGAATTCACACAACAGAAAAagcttatagctgtgatcaatgtgggaagagtttcactaCATCTAGCTATCTGacaatacaccagagaacacatacaggagagaaaccgtatagctgtactcaatgtggaaagagtttcaCTCATTCAAGCAACCTGTTATCGcaccagagaaaacacacaggagagaaatcttatagctgtgatcaatgtgggaagagttttactcagtcaagcAACCtggtatcacaccagagaacacacacaggagagaaaccttatacctgtgctcaatgtgggaagagttttactacgtCTAGCCATCTGattgtacaccagagaacacacacaggagagaaaccgtatagctgtactcaatgtgggaagagtttcactcACTTAAGCAGCCTGGTATCACACAAGagaaaacacacaggagagaaaccttatagctgtgatcaatgtgggatgAGTTTTACTACATCGAGCCATCAGattgtacaccagagaacacacacaggagagaaaccttatagctgtactcaatgtgggaagagtttcactcACTTAAGCAGCCTGGTATCACACAAGagaaaacacacaggagagaaaccttatagctgtgatcaatgtgggatgAGTTTTTCTACATCTAGCCATCAGattgtacaccagagaacacacacaggagagaaatctcatagctgtgatcaatgtgacaaaagatactctgataaaagatctctgatcaaacatcagaaaatacatacatgaaggagttgtttcatgatTTCAATTaaataatgtcacaatgtagaatgttttacaCATTGTAGTAGCAGttttttaatgatgtcacaatgtataACCCTAAACGTTTGTCCCCTGTTAAATTGATTTCAGcatgatatggatattagcctcATCAATGGAAATTGTtttgtactttgctcagttcttctttccctcgatcctgactagtctgccagtccctgccactgaaaacatccccacagcatcatgctgccaccaccatgcttcaccgtaatgatggtgcctggtttcctccagatgtgatgctttgcattcaggccaaagagttcaatcttggtttcatcagaccagagaatcttgtttttcatggtctgagatgCCTTTTTTtgaactccaagtgggctgtcatgtgacttttattgaggagtggcttccggctGGCCActctattagaggtcgaccgattaattggaatggccgattaattagggccaatttcaagttttcataacaatcggaaattggtatttttggacaccgatttgggcaaatttaaaccaaattgaacacgtttcattatttatttgaggctaaattgattttattgatgtattatattaagttaaaataagtgttcattcagtattgttgtaattgtcattattacaaacaacTAAAAAAATCAttcgattaatcggtatcggcttttttggtcctccaataatcggtatctgcgttgaaaaatcataaacggTCGACCTCTACACTCTATCATAAGGCCTGATTGATAGAGTGCTgtaaagatggttgtccttctggaaggttctcccatctccacagaggatctctggagctctgtcacagtgaccagcgggttcttggtcacatccttgaacaaggcccttctcccctgattgctatgtttgaagagtcttggtggttccaaacatcttccatttaagaatgatggaggccactgtgttcttggggaccttcaatactgcagacattt
This Oncorhynchus tshawytscha isolate Ot180627B linkage group LG32, Otsh_v2.0, whole genome shotgun sequence DNA region includes the following protein-coding sequences:
- the LOC112257882 gene encoding zinc finger protein 664-like, which codes for MSSLNYSPPVKEEEVCWTEKEALGLNIVVKEEEDVTVKQEVEGEAVTVKEEQDVSVKEEEDAFRVKDEEDVTVKEEDAVFGEKIEGEITVTLKDEEVEIGDRINIRERSDYRGSSGEPQQNHDADMAEKSLPRSKHLKHQRKPTGKKSHCCSDCGKHCKSSSELKIHQRVHTGEKSYRCTQCGKSYLRSKSLKVHMRIHTTEKAYSCDQCGKSFTTSSYLTIHQRTHTGEKPYSCTQCGKSFTHSSNLLSHQRKHTGEKSYSCDQCGKSFTQSSNLVSHQRTHTGEKPYTCAQCGKSFTTSSHLIVHQRTHTGEKPYSCTQCGKSFTHLSSLVSHKRKHTGEKPYSCDQCGMSFTTSSHQIVHQRTHTGEKPYSCTQCGKSFTHLSSLVSHKRKHTGEKPYSCDQCGMSFSTSSHQIVHQRTHTGEKSHSCDQCDKRYSDKRSLIKHQKIHT